A window of the Chloroflexota bacterium genome harbors these coding sequences:
- the nadC gene encoding carboxylating nicotinate-nucleotide diphosphorylase codes for MGWKRIEEIVDRALAEDVGWGDVTTEALVPAELTGRASFVAKAHGILAGVEVARLVFHRVDPAVQFDITITDGNSIQPGDAVAVVEGKVASILKAERTALNFLQRLSGIATETNRYVEVVKGLGSRIVDTRKTTPGLRILEKYAVRVGGGHNHRLNLGDGVLIKDNHLAALRSRGLAMKDIISRARERAPFNLKVEVEVRTAQEAVEAVEVGADIVMLDNMGLEEMRQAVLLVKGRALIEASGGITLDNVRRVAETGVDLISIGALTHSVRSLDISLEM; via the coding sequence GTGGGGTGGGGGGATGTGACCACTGAAGCCCTGGTGCCGGCGGAGTTGACAGGTAGAGCTTCCTTTGTGGCTAAGGCCCATGGCATACTGGCAGGGGTGGAGGTAGCTCGTCTGGTCTTCCATCGGGTTGACCCCGCTGTGCAATTTGACATAACTATTACGGACGGAAATAGCATACAGCCGGGCGATGCGGTAGCCGTGGTTGAGGGGAAGGTGGCGAGCATCCTCAAGGCCGAGCGGACGGCTCTCAATTTTTTGCAGCGGCTCAGCGGTATTGCCACGGAAACTAACCGCTATGTCGAGGTAGTCAAAGGTCTTGGGAGCCGGATTGTGGATACTCGAAAAACAACGCCAGGGCTGAGGATTCTGGAGAAGTATGCTGTCAGGGTTGGTGGAGGACACAACCATCGCTTAAACCTGGGTGACGGGGTGCTCATCAAGGATAATCACCTGGCGGCCCTTCGCTCTCGAGGGCTGGCTATGAAGGATATCATCAGCAGGGCAAGGGAGAGAGCGCCTTTCAACCTCAAGGTAGAGGTAGAGGTGAGAACTGCTCAAGAGGCTGTAGAGGCTGTCGAGGTTGGGGCTGACATAGTGATGCTGGACAACATGGGCCTGGAGGAAATGCGTCAGGCGGTGTTATTGGTGAAAGGCCGGGCTTTGATTGAGGCCTCTGGGGGTATTACCTTGGACAACGTCCGCCGCGTGGCTGAAACAGGGGTTGACCTCATCTCCATTGGTGCTCTTACCCACTCGGTCAGGTCCCTCGATATCAGTCTCGAGATGTGA
- a CDS encoding ribose-phosphate pyrophosphokinase, with product MIDELKVFTGNAHPALAWGICDYLRISLGKAEVFEFSNENIFVRLLEYVRERDVFVVQSICSPVNKSLMELLIMLDTVKRASAGRVTAVIPYYAYGRTDKKDQPRVPITARLIADMLTAAGANRVLTIDLHAGQIQGFFQIPVDELTALYLLTGYFKQKALDNLVVVATDIGISKRARDVAEKLNAPLAIIEKRRVGNVGKSETLNVIGDVEGKRVLTVDDEIDTGGSLIGAVRALRKGGAIEVYACCTHPVFSGSAIKRIKASAVKEVVVTDTIPVNTCRKPDKVTVLSMAPLLGEAIRRIHTGESMGAMFE from the coding sequence ATGATTGATGAATTGAAGGTGTTCACGGGCAATGCCCATCCTGCTTTGGCTTGGGGGATATGTGATTATCTGCGTATATCTTTGGGCAAGGCTGAGGTCTTTGAGTTCAGCAACGAGAACATCTTCGTTCGCTTACTGGAATACGTACGGGAGAGAGATGTTTTTGTGGTGCAGTCAATCTGCTCCCCGGTAAACAAGAGCCTGATGGAGCTTCTCATAATGCTGGATACCGTGAAGCGTGCCTCGGCCGGCAGAGTTACTGCCGTAATTCCCTATTATGCCTACGGCCGAACGGACAAAAAAGACCAGCCTCGGGTGCCGATAACAGCCAGGCTGATCGCTGACATGCTTACTGCGGCTGGGGCGAACCGTGTTCTCACCATAGACTTACACGCCGGCCAGATCCAGGGCTTCTTCCAGATTCCCGTAGACGAGCTAACGGCCCTCTACCTTTTGACTGGCTACTTCAAGCAGAAGGCGCTGGATAACCTGGTGGTAGTGGCCACCGATATCGGGATTTCTAAGAGGGCCAGGGACGTGGCAGAGAAGCTGAATGCCCCTCTGGCTATTATTGAGAAAAGGCGGGTGGGCAACGTTGGCAAATCGGAGACGCTGAACGTAATTGGCGATGTGGAGGGCAAGCGTGTCCTCACCGTTGATGATGAAATAGACACTGGTGGTTCCCTTATCGGCGCCGTGAGGGCTCTCCGTAAGGGGGGTGCCATAGAGGTCTATGCCTGCTGTACTCACCCTGTTTTCTCTGGGTCTGCTATCAAGAGGATAAAGGCCTCTGCGGTGAAAGAGGTGGTAGTGACGGATACCATCCCTGTCAATACGTGCAGGAAACCAGATAAGGTCACTGTTCTATCGATGGCGCCTCTCCTGGGTGAGGCCATCCGCCGCATCCACACTGGCGAGTCCATGGGTGCCATGTTTGAATAA